In a genomic window of Scyliorhinus torazame isolate Kashiwa2021f chromosome 5, sScyTor2.1, whole genome shotgun sequence:
- the LOC140421600 gene encoding uncharacterized protein, with product MEKPWKCGDCGKGFRVPSKLEIHQRIHTGERPFPCSKCGKGFTQLSNLQAHQRVHTGERPFTCSQCGKGFTQLSSLQSHQRVHTGERPFTCSQCGKGFTQLFNLQTHQRTHTGEKPFTCSQCGKGFIDSSNLRTHQRVHTGERPFTCSQCGKGFSDLSSLRRHQQVHTGERPFTCSQCGKGFSDLSNLLRHQRVHTGERPFICSQCGQGFTWLSSLQTHQRGHSGERPFTCSQCGKGLSDLSSLRRHQRVHTGERPFICFQCGKGFTQLFNLQTHQRVHLL from the coding sequence atggagaaaccgtggaaatgtggggactgtgggaagggattcagagtcccatctaagctggagattcatcaacgcattcacactggggagagaccgttcccctgctctaagtgtgggaaaggattcactcagttatctaaccttcaggcacaccagcgagttcacactggggagaggccattcacctgctctcagtgtgggaagggattcacacagttatcaagtctgcagtcacaccagcgagttcacactggggagaggccattcacctgctctcagtgtgggaagggattcacacaattattcaatctgcagacacaccagcgaactcacactggggagaagccattcacctgctctcagtgtgggaagggattcattgattcatccaacctgcggacacaccagcgggttcacactggggagaggccattcacctgctctcagtgtgggaagggattcagtgatttatccagtctgcggagacatcagcaagttcacactggggagaggccattcacctgctctcagtgtgggaagggattcagtgatttatccaatctgctgagacaccagcgagttcacactggggagaggccattcatctgctctcagtgtgggcagggattcacttggttatccagtctgcagacacaccagcgaggtcacagtggggagaggccattcacgtgctctcagtgtgggaagggactcaGTGATTTATCCagtctgcggagacatcagcgagttcacactggggagaggccgttcatctgctttcagtgtgggaagggattcacacagttattcaatctgcagacacaccagcgagttcacctgctctaa